One genomic segment of Pseudomonas chlororaphis subsp. aurantiaca includes these proteins:
- a CDS encoding mechanosensitive ion channel family protein, which produces MFARLSVLPYCLFLCLLTLLPLSSAQAMGLPGLLNSGKTQPQAEQPLGQSLDEVIKSLENDQQRTQLLTDLKKLRDATKKAQTPAEEGVLGLIGGTLSSFEKQFSGADSPITRWSNEFDQAQDELAALMLPASEWLPIIFAFALILMVWSLLAAALIWLSHRLRERFGLTEELPQHPKTWDLLRFALRKLGPWLIALIMTVYMTYKLPSSLGKDLAMVLAYALVVGTCFSAICVIAFSVLDGPNRHRALYILRRQAFRPLWLIGSFAAFGEALSDPRLIASLGSHLAHTAATFANVMAALSTGVFILRFRRPIAHLIRNQPLSRRLTRRALSDTIEIIGTFWYLPALVLVAISLFATFISAGDTSTALRQSLICTVLLVLCMVINGLVRRHSLKPQRGHKRHALYSERLKGFFYTLAHLMVWLVFIELGLRVWGMSLIRFTEGDGHEISVKLFSLGGTLLFAWLIWILSDTAVHHALTRSRKGLANARAQTMMPLIRNVLFVAIFIIALIVALANMGMNVTPLLAGAGVIGLAIGFGAQSLVADLITGLFIIIEDSLAIDDYVDVGGHLGTVEGLTIRTVRLRDIDGIVHTIPFSEIKSIKNYSREFGYAIFRVAIPYNMDIDEAIKLMRDVGQKMRTDPLQRRNIWSPLEFQGVESFESGNAILRARFKTAPIKQWEVSRAFNLSLKRHLDEAGMDLATPRMSVQVITAGGGPQQEE; this is translated from the coding sequence GTGTTCGCTCGTCTTTCCGTTCTGCCCTACTGCCTGTTTCTCTGTCTCCTGACACTATTGCCACTGTCATCGGCCCAGGCGATGGGTTTGCCGGGCCTGCTCAACAGCGGTAAAACCCAGCCACAAGCCGAGCAGCCCCTGGGACAGTCGCTGGACGAGGTCATCAAATCCCTGGAAAACGACCAGCAACGTACCCAACTGCTGACCGACCTGAAAAAGCTTCGCGACGCCACGAAAAAAGCCCAGACGCCCGCCGAAGAAGGCGTGCTCGGCCTGATCGGCGGCACCCTGTCCAGCTTCGAAAAACAGTTCTCCGGCGCCGACAGCCCAATCACCCGCTGGTCGAACGAATTCGATCAGGCCCAGGATGAACTGGCAGCCCTGATGCTGCCAGCCAGCGAATGGCTGCCGATCATCTTCGCCTTCGCCCTGATCCTGATGGTCTGGAGCCTGCTGGCGGCGGCGCTGATCTGGCTCAGTCACCGCCTGCGGGAGCGTTTCGGCCTCACCGAAGAACTGCCGCAACACCCCAAGACCTGGGACCTGCTGCGCTTCGCCCTGCGCAAACTGGGGCCCTGGCTGATCGCGCTGATCATGACCGTGTACATGACCTACAAACTGCCGTCGTCCCTGGGAAAGGACCTGGCCATGGTCCTGGCTTACGCACTGGTGGTCGGCACCTGCTTCTCGGCGATCTGCGTGATCGCCTTTTCCGTGCTGGACGGTCCGAACCGTCACCGCGCCCTGTACATCCTGCGCCGCCAGGCGTTCCGGCCGTTATGGCTGATCGGCAGTTTCGCCGCCTTCGGCGAGGCCTTGAGCGACCCACGCTTGATCGCCAGCCTGGGCAGCCACCTGGCGCACACCGCGGCCACCTTCGCCAATGTCATGGCGGCCCTGTCCACCGGCGTGTTCATCCTGCGTTTCCGCCGGCCGATCGCGCACCTGATCCGCAACCAGCCGCTGTCCCGGCGCCTGACCCGCCGCGCCCTGAGCGATACCATCGAGATCATCGGCACCTTCTGGTACCTGCCAGCGCTGGTGCTGGTGGCCATTTCCCTGTTCGCCACCTTCATTTCCGCCGGCGACACCAGCACCGCCCTGCGCCAGTCGCTGATCTGCACCGTGCTGCTGGTGCTGTGCATGGTGATCAATGGCCTGGTGCGCCGCCATTCCCTCAAGCCCCAGCGCGGGCACAAGCGCCACGCCCTGTATTCCGAGCGCCTGAAAGGTTTCTTCTACACCCTCGCCCACCTGATGGTGTGGCTGGTGTTCATCGAACTCGGCCTGCGGGTCTGGGGCATGTCGCTGATCCGCTTCACCGAAGGCGACGGCCACGAAATCAGCGTCAAGCTGTTCAGCCTCGGCGGCACCCTGCTGTTCGCCTGGCTGATCTGGATCCTCAGTGACACCGCGGTGCACCACGCCCTGACCCGCTCGCGCAAAGGCCTGGCCAATGCCCGGGCGCAGACCATGATGCCGCTGATCCGCAACGTGCTGTTCGTGGCGATCTTCATCATCGCCCTGATCGTCGCCCTGGCGAACATGGGCATGAACGTCACGCCGCTGCTGGCCGGTGCCGGGGTGATCGGCCTGGCCATCGGCTTTGGCGCCCAGTCGCTGGTGGCCGACCTGATCACCGGCCTGTTCATCATCATCGAGGACTCCCTGGCCATCGACGACTACGTGGACGTCGGCGGCCACCTGGGCACCGTCGAAGGCCTGACCATCCGCACCGTGCGCCTGCGGGACATCGACGGCATCGTGCACACCATCCCGTTCAGCGAAATCAAGAGCATCAAGAACTACTCCCGGGAGTTCGGCTACGCGATCTTCCGGGTGGCCATTCCGTACAACATGGACATAGACGAGGCCATCAAGCTGATGCGCGATGTTGGCCAGAAGATGCGCACCGACCCGCTGCAACGGCGCAACATCTGGTCGCCGCTGGAGTTCCAGGGGGTGGAGAGCTTCGAGTCCGGCAACGCGATTCTGCGCGCCCGCTTCAAGACCGCGCCGATCAAGCAATGGGAAGTGTCACGGGCCTTCAACCTGTCCCTCAAGCGCCACCTCGACGAAGCCGGAATGGACCTGGCCACGCCACGCATGAGCGTGCAAGTGATCACCGCCGGCGGCGGCCCTCAGCAAGAGGAGTAA
- a CDS encoding RluA family pseudouridine synthase — protein MPLSNIRIIHQDAAVLVVDKPTLLLSVPGRADDNKDCLITRLQENGYPEARIVHRLDWETSGIILLARNPDTHRELSRQFHDRETEKAYTALCWGQPELDSGSIDLPLRYDPPTKPRHVVDHEFGKNALTFWRVLERCGDWCRVELTPITGRSHQLRVHMLSIGHPLLGDGLYAHPQALAAWSRLCLHASMLSFTHPQSGERLRFECPAPF, from the coding sequence ATGCCGCTGTCGAATATCCGCATCATTCACCAGGACGCCGCCGTCCTGGTGGTGGACAAACCCACCCTGCTGCTCTCAGTGCCTGGCCGGGCCGATGACAACAAGGATTGCCTGATCACCCGCCTGCAGGAAAACGGCTACCCGGAAGCCCGCATCGTCCATCGGCTGGACTGGGAAACCTCCGGCATCATCCTGCTGGCCCGCAACCCCGATACCCATCGCGAACTGTCCCGGCAATTTCACGACCGCGAGACCGAGAAAGCCTACACCGCGCTGTGCTGGGGCCAGCCGGAACTGGACAGCGGCAGCATCGACCTGCCGCTGCGCTACGACCCGCCGACCAAACCGCGGCACGTGGTGGACCACGAGTTCGGCAAGAACGCTCTGACCTTCTGGCGAGTGCTGGAACGCTGCGGCGACTGGTGCCGCGTCGAGCTGACCCCGATCACCGGGCGCTCGCACCAGTTGCGGGTGCATATGCTGTCCATCGGCCATCCACTGCTGGGCGACGGCCTGTACGCGCACCCACAAGCGCTGGCCGCCTGGTCACGCCTGTGCCTGCACGCCAGCATGCTCAGTTTCACCCATCCGCAGAGCGGCGAACGCCTGCGCTTCGAGTGCCCGGCACCGTTCTGA
- a CDS encoding M18 family aminopeptidase, with protein sequence MREELNQGLIDFLKASPTPFHATASLVQRLEAAGYQRLDEREPWTTEANGRYYVTRNDSSIVAVKLGRHSPLQGGIRMVGAHTDSPCLRVKPQPELQRQGFWQLGVEVYGGALLAPWFDRDLSLAGRVTFRRDGKVESQLIDFKAPIAIIPNLAIHLNREANQGWAINAQTELPPILAQFAGDERVDFRAVLTDQLAREHGLNADVVLDYELSFYDTQSAAVIGLHGDFIAGARLDNLLSCYAGLQALLNADTEETCVLVCNDHEEVGSCSACGADGPMLEQTLRRLLPEGDEFVRTIQKSLLVSADNAHGVHPNYADKHDANHGPKLNAGPVIKVNSNQRYATNSETAGFFRHLCMAEEVPVQSFVVRSDMGCGSTIGPITASHLGVRTVDIGLPTFAMHSIRELCGSHDLAHLVKVLSAFYASRDLP encoded by the coding sequence ATGCGCGAAGAGCTGAACCAGGGCCTGATCGACTTCCTCAAGGCCTCCCCAACCCCTTTCCATGCAACCGCCAGCCTCGTTCAACGCCTGGAGGCCGCGGGCTATCAGCGCCTCGACGAGCGCGAGCCGTGGACCACCGAAGCCAACGGTCGCTACTACGTCACCCGCAATGACTCCTCCATCGTGGCCGTCAAGCTGGGTCGGCATTCGCCCCTTCAAGGCGGGATCCGCATGGTCGGCGCGCACACCGACAGCCCGTGCCTGCGGGTCAAGCCGCAACCGGAGCTGCAACGCCAGGGCTTCTGGCAACTGGGTGTGGAAGTCTATGGCGGCGCCCTGCTGGCGCCCTGGTTCGACCGCGATCTGTCGCTGGCCGGCCGCGTCACCTTCCGTCGCGACGGCAAGGTCGAAAGCCAGCTGATCGACTTCAAGGCGCCCATCGCGATCATCCCCAACCTGGCCATTCACCTCAATCGCGAAGCCAACCAGGGCTGGGCCATCAATGCCCAGACCGAGTTGCCGCCGATCCTCGCGCAATTCGCCGGCGACGAGCGGGTCGACTTCCGCGCGGTGCTGACCGACCAGTTGGCCCGCGAACACGGCCTGAACGCCGATGTGGTGCTCGACTATGAGCTGAGCTTCTACGACACCCAAAGCGCGGCGGTGATCGGCCTGCACGGCGATTTCATCGCCGGCGCGCGCCTGGACAACCTGCTGTCCTGCTACGCCGGCCTGCAAGCCTTGCTCAACGCCGACACCGAGGAAACCTGCGTGCTGGTCTGCAACGACCACGAAGAAGTCGGCTCCTGCTCGGCCTGCGGCGCCGACGGCCCGATGCTCGAGCAGACCCTGCGCCGCCTGCTGCCCGAAGGCGACGAATTCGTGCGCACCATCCAGAAGTCGCTGCTGGTCTCGGCCGACAACGCCCATGGCGTGCACCCCAACTACGCCGACAAACACGATGCCAACCACGGCCCGAAACTCAACGCCGGCCCGGTGATCAAGGTCAACAGCAACCAGCGCTACGCCACCAACAGCGAAACCGCCGGTTTCTTCCGCCATCTGTGCATGGCCGAGGAAGTGCCGGTGCAAAGCTTCGTGGTGCGCAGCGACATGGGCTGTGGCTCGACCATCGGCCCGATCACCGCCAGCCACCTGGGCGTGCGCACCGTGGATATCGGCCTGCCGACCTTCGCCATGCACTCGATCCGCGAACTGTGCGGCAGCCACGACCTGGCGCATCTGGTGAAGGTACTGAGCGCGTTCTACGCCAGCCGCGACCTGCCATAA